The genomic interval TGGTAAGGGCGAGGTCTCCGGTTCGAGTCCGGTCGTGGGCTCCAGAGTGGGAAAAGACAGGAGGAAACAAAGATGAACGCCGTCTCTATATTTTTAGGTATCTCCAGCGCCATTATTGGAATAGGTATTATTGTGATTGGTGTGTATGCGGTTCTCTTGGCTAAGAGAACGGATATTTTAGTTAAAACCGAGGATGAAAGGGCAAAGCGGATGATGGAGGAGGGGAAGAAGGAAATAAACGAGAGGATAGAACAAAGCAGGAGGGAGAGTGCGGAGCGGATAGAGCAGATGAGGAAGGAAGGGGAGATGACGAGGGATGTGATAAAAGCGAAGGAAAGTTAATGAACTTCTCTTGAGCAAATCTTGAAAATTGCGTCTTGAAAGGTAAAATTTATTTAATTAAGGAAGGAGGAGAAACGATATATGGCAAGAGCGAAATTTGAGAGAACGAAGCCACATGTTAATGTAGGAACTATTGGACATGTGGACCATGGCAAGACGACGCTCACCTCGGCGATAACCCTCGTCCTTTCCAAGGAGGGGTTG from bacterium carries:
- the tuf gene encoding elongation factor Tu (EF-Tu; promotes GTP-dependent binding of aminoacyl-tRNA to the A-site of ribosomes during protein biosynthesis; when the tRNA anticodon matches the mRNA codon, GTP hydrolysis results; the inactive EF-Tu-GDP leaves the ribosome and release of GDP is promoted by elongation factor Ts; many prokaryotes have two copies of the gene encoding EF-Tu); this translates as MARAKFERTKPHVNVGTIGHVDHGKTTLTSAITLVLSKEGL